The Methanosarcina barkeri str. Wiesmoor DNA segment TTAGCAGGGAACCCTCGGGAATAATAATCTCAAGCGGCCTTAGGCAGCCCGCATTAAGGGGAATATCGCTTTTTACAAGCGTTCTGAAAGCGTAAAGTACAGCAGCTATGCAAACCGATGCGGGAGCATTGAAATTATTTGAAAGCTGTGAAGAAGTACCTGTAAAATCAATTATAGCACTCCGGTTTTTGCGGTCAATTGTAACCTTCACTTTAATTACGTTCCCGTCATCGAGTGCATAAGTAAATTCCCCGTCTTTAAGCCTGTCAATAACCCTTCTGACCTCTTCCTCGGCATTATCCTGCACATGTTCCATGTAAGCTTCAACTGTTTTAAGGGAAAATTCTTCAACCATCCTGTGCATTTCGGATAAGCCTTTTTCATTTGCTGCAACCTGTGCTCGGATATCCGCAAGGTTCTGGTCAGGGTTTCTTGCAGGATATTTTCCCGAGCCCAGCCATGTCTTCAGCCTTTCTTCACAGAAATGGCCCTGTTCCACGATTTTCATGCCCTCGCTCAATACCCCTTCTTCAGCAATTGTCCTGCTATTTGGAGGCATAGACCCTGGGCTGATCCCTCCAACATCGGCATGATGACCTCTTGAAGCCAGGTAAAACAGGATTCTCCCGGAGTTTCCAAACATCGGGGTAACAACTGTGATATCCGGGAGGTGGGTTCCTCCGTGGTAAGGGGAATTGATCAAATATACATCCCCTGCACGCATTTTCTGTAACTGCGTCTGGATAAGTGCTTTTACACATTCTCCCATTGAACCAAGATGCACAGGGATATGAGGGGCATTAGCTACCAGGTTTCCGTCACTGTCAAAAAGTGCACAGGAGAAATCTAGCCTCTCCTTTATGTTTACCGAGTGGGCCGTGTTCTGCAGGGTAAAACCCATTTGCTCAGCAACTGACATAAATCTATTATTGAAAATCTCGAGCATTACAGGATCAACATCAGTTCCTATGGCTGTATGGGTTGGGAGTGGAATTTCGCGTTTAAGGAGAAGGTGGTTGCGTTCAGTAATCGTGCCTTCCCAGCCGGGTTCGAGCACAATGGTTGTGTTTTTCTCTATGAGCACTGCCGGGCCGCTTACATGGCTTCCGGGCTTGAGCTCGTCCCTCTGAAAAACCGGAGTATCATGAAACTCGCCATTGCTGTACATACGCACCGCAGCGACAGGAGAGAAAACAGGATTCTCTTCCTTTTCCAGCACAGGGTCCAGAACCCTTTCATTAACTCCTACGGTCTCTACGGAAGCTGCTTCGACAACCATGGCTTTGCCTTCCATTACAAATCCGAATCGCTTCCTGTGGGCATCCTCAAAACCCTTCCTGAGAGCAGCCGTATCCGCAAAATCAATAACAAGCTGCGTATCCGATCCTGCGTAACGCATATGTACCTTATAAAGTGCAGTAATTTTGGCTTCCTGAACGCCCTGTTCACGCATGAGCAGGCGACCTTCATGCTCAAGCCCGGAAAACACTGTTTTCAAACTCTCTACCAGCGTGTCCGAGAGCTCGCTGCCTATATAGCGCTCTTTTATAAGCCTCTGATCTGCAAGTCCCATGCCGTATGCCGAAAGCACACCTGCATACGGATGAATGAAAATGCTTTTGATCCCAAGGCTGTCTGCAACCCTGCAGGCATGCTGGGCAGCAGCTCCTCCAAAGCAGCAGAGGGTATATTCTTTTATGTTGTATCCCCTCTGGACCGAGATTTTCTTGATAGCATTTGCCATATTTTCAACCGCAACCGAAAGGAAGCCTTCGGCTACTTGCTCAGGTGTCCGGATATCGCCTTTGGTTTTGCCTTTGGTTTTGCCTTTGTCTGAAACCTTTTCTGCAAGCTCTTCGAATTTTCTGCGCACAAGTTCGGAGTCAAGGGGCTGGTCAGCATTGGGCCCAAAAATTCTGGGGAAAAACTCAGGCTGCAGTTTTCCAAGCATGACATTGCAGTCGGTAACCGCAAGCGGTCCACCTTTTCGATAACACATCGGTCCAGGGTCTGAACCAGCAGAATCAGGGCCTACCCTGAACCTGCCTCCCTCGTAGTGAAGTATGGAACCTCCGCCTGCTGCAACCGTATGGATACGCATCATAGGCGAACGCAGGCGTACTCCTGCAATCTCGGTTTCAAGACTGCGCTCGTATTCCCCGCTGTACTGGGCTACATCCGTGGATGTGCCTCCCATATCGAAAGTGATTATTTTTCTTGCCCCTGCCATTTCCGAGGTTGCAACTGCTCCAACGATCCCACCGGCAGGACCGGAAAGGATACAGTCCTTGCCCTGAAAAGTTTCCGCGTCCGTAAGTCCTCCGCTGGACTGCATGAACATAAGCCTGGGACTTCTTTTAACTTCATTCTCTTTTCTGTCCCCGCGATCATTTATTGTCCCATTTCCATTTTCTTTTTCTATTCCATCCCTGCTTTCTTTTTCTGTCCCATCTCCACTTTCTTTTTCTGTCCTATCTCCACTTTCCTTTCCTCCCCTTCCTTCTTTCAGGGATTCCTGTACCATATTAACGTACCTGCGGAGCACAGGAGAGAGATATGCATCCACTACGGTTGTTTCCCCTCTGCTTACAAGTTTAATTAACGGGCTTGCCTGATGGGAGAGGGACACCTGCGTAAAACCGATTTCTCTGGCAAGCCTGCCAAGTTTGAGTTCATGCTCAGGATACCTGTACGCATGCATAAGTACGATTGCAGCCGACTGAATACCAGCTTTGAAAGCTGCTTCAAGTGATTTTTTTGCATTTTCAAGGTCAAGAGGCAAAAGCTCTTTTCCGTCGGCTCCGACTCTTCCGGAAACCTCAATAATTCTTTCATAAAGCTGTTCCGGAAGTTCGATCTTCTGAGCAAAAATATCCGGACGGTTCTGGTATCCGATTCTTAAAGCATCCCCGAACCCCCTGTTTATGACAAGAACAGTTCGTTCCCCTTTCCGTTCAAGCAGAGCATTTGTGCCGACTGTTGTTCCCATTTTAACGGATTCTATGATTTCAGCAGGTAGCGGCGCATTTCCAGGCAGTCTGAGAATCTGCCGGATACCGTGCATAGCTGCATCTTTATAATGACACGGATCATCGGAAAGAAGTTTGTGAGTAATCAGTTTTCCATCAGGGTTGCGGGCTACGATATCAGTAAACGTGCCTCCGCGGTCTATCCAGAACTGCCATCTGGCTTTGGGGGACATGAAGAGAATAATTGTATAAGTTGTATTAATTGTTAATTGGGGTTTGAGGTTTCAGCTAGATTTTCAGAAAGCAACGAACTTATTTTCAAAATGACTGTGAGAGAGTTGTCCCTTAATGGTGAGATTCGAAAAAAAGAAAAAGATATTAGAGTTAAACAGTAATACTCAGAAAAGGAATTGAACCTCCTAAATATTATGTCAAGTATGATATAAATGGAGCAGACTCATGACAAATGAAAGAGTTGTACAGCTTATTAGTGTGGCTAAGGAAAAAAACCTTACAAACCTTAATTTATCTGGGAATCAGCTAACACAAGTACCACAAGAAATTGGAGAACTTAAAAACCTTACCATGCTTGATTTATCTGAGAATACCCTCACTATACTGCCACAAGAGATTGGAGAACTTAAAAACCTTAAAACACTTGATTTATCTGGGAATCAGCTTATCCAGTTGCCATCAGAAATTGGAAGACTTAAAAATCTTACAATTCTTAACTTATACGATAATCAGCTGACTCAACTGCCACCGGAAATTAAAGAACTTAAAAACCTTACAGCGCTTACATTATTTAATAACAAACTAACCCAAATACCTCCAGAAATTGGAAAGCTTAAAAATCTTGAGACACTTTACATATATTGCAATCAGCTGACACAGCTTCCACCAGAAATTGGAGAACTTAAAAACCTTTCAATACTTGCACTAAATAAGAACAAGCTGACCCAACTGCCATCAGAAATTGGAAATCTTAAAAATCTTGAGACACTTTCCTTATATCGTAATCAGCTAATAGAACTTCCACCAGAAATAGGAAAACTTGAAAACCTTAAAACACTTTACATAGATAATAATAAGTTAACTATACTGCCACCGGAAATTTCAGAACTTAAAAACCTTATAACTCTTAATTTATCTGCCAATCCCTTAACTTCACCCCCTCCAGAAATTGTTTCAAGAGGGTTGGAAGCTATTTTTACCTATCTTAATCAATCAAAAACTACTGAAAATAATGAAGCTAAGCTAGTATTAGTTGGTAATGGGGAAGTTGGAAAAACTTGTCTCGCTTACAGGTTGATTTATGATAACTTTTTGGAAGATTCTAAAATTACTGAAGGAATAAATATATCAAAATGGAAAATTCCTGCTCCAGATTCAGGAAATAGTGAAATCAAGCTAAATATATGGGATTTTGGAGGACAGGAAATATATCACGCAACTCACCAGTTTTTCCTGACAAAACGTTCGCTTTATCTACTTTTATGGAATGCCCGAAAAACAAAGGATTATGATAATATTTACTACTGGTTGCACACGATTGAAGCTTTTGGAGAAGACAGCCCTGTAATACTTGTAATGAGCAAAATGAATGAGAGTAATGACGATCTTAACCTGAAAGATTTGAAAAACAAATTTCCTCAAATTGTCGATTACCTAAAAATTGATAGTAAAGATGGTAAAGGAATCTCCATTTTAAAAGAAAAAATTAGTGAAACTGCCTGGGATCTACCTTTAATGAAGGCTAAGTGGGTGGATTCATGGTTTAAAGTAAGACAAAAATTGGAAGATCTTAATGAAAATTGGATTAACTATTATAGATTTTACGATATTTGCAAATCCGAAGGTTTAGATGAAAAGAATATAACTGTATTAGATGATTATTTGAATGATTTGGGAGTAACTCTTCATTTTAAAGATAGATTAACACTAAAGAATATTGTAATATTAAAACCTGAATGGGCTACAGGAGCATTTTATAAAATCTTGTCCACAAAATCTGTTCTCGATAATGAAGGTGCACTGCCACAAAGTGAATTGAGCCAAATATGGAATACGAAAACGTATCCGCCTTCTGTTCATCCCCAACTTATGGAATTAATGAATAAATTTGAGCTTTCATATGAACTTCCAGATAAGAGCAACTATCTTATTCCTGAATTATTACCTAAAAATGAGCCCGATAATTTTGAGTGGAATAAGGAAGATGATCTTTGCTTCTATTATTGTTATGACTACTTTTTGCCTTCCGGCATAATTACTCGTTTTATCGTGCGCATGCATGAGAATCTCGTGATAAAAGAGAATGGAATGCCTCTCTGCTGGAGAGAGGGAGCAGTATTGAAATTCCAAAATTCTAGTGCTCTTGTAAAGATGAAGCCAGATGAAAGACAAATCGAAATCAGAATAAAAGGTAACAATAAAAGATGGGTTCTCGGAGCTATTTGTAGCCATCTAGATGAGATAAACGCTTCTATAAAAAAGATAAAAGTCAGTAAACAAATCCCATGTAACTGTTCAGAAAATTGCCCTCAAAGATACTTATACGAAGATTTATTAAAAGCCGAAGTCGCCAATCTAGGGAACTTAATATGTTATAAAAGTTTTAAGTCTGTACCTGTTTCACTATTATTAGATGGATACAGTAGAAAAGAAGAAAGACTTAGAGAGTATGATTATGAACTTTATGGCAATAGACCAATTTTTGTAATCACCCAAAAAGCTGAAGCTCAGTCAAAATCACTCTCAACTATTAAAGCCGAACAAAGAACAAATATTAGTGTAGATGTCAATATCGATTTAAAGATAGATTTGCCGGAAATTCAAAAGGAATTTAATAAGCTGAAAAAGGAAATTAAGACCTTAAATCCTGAGCTTGGAAGTGAATTGGATGAGATTCAGGATAGTTTAGATGAAGTAAGTGCAAATAGTGATACGGATAAATTGAATAAACCTCTTAATAAGGTAAGAAGAATACTTGAAGAATTGAACGATCCTGATTCTGACTATAACAAGGTAATAAAAGGAACTGAAAAAGGCATAGAATATGCACAAAAGCTTGGTAGAACCTATAATAAATTTGCTCCGTGGATTGGAATACCTAAAGTTCCAGACCCACTTCTTTGAAAATAATATTGGTTCCATTTTCACAGGCCAACATTAGATACCTTCACCCGAGTTCGAAAGTAGTGACCCCGTAAACCTTTTCGATATTTATATCAGGCTCTTCCCGGCTGTACATCCGGATAGTTTTGAACATTACAGTCATTCCATATTTATTTGCAATTTCCATTGCTTTTTTGTTTGGCTCCGGAACATCCAGATATATGGCTTCATCCGGAACAGAGGCCTTGAGAGCTAGAAATATTTCTTCTGCCGTTATCGCGTCATCTGCGAAAAGAGGGCCTATTTTGTATCCACTCTGGCACTTCCTTATAACGCCGTATCCTTTCAGTTTTCCGGTTTCGACGGCTGCAAAGGCATAAGAATCAGGTTGTTTAATCCATTTTTCCAGAAAAGTAGACCTTGGAGCCGGAAACATTCCCCTGTCGTACTCAAGCAGGCTTTCAAATGGGATGTCTGAGATTTTCACAAGTCTATCCGGAACTTTTCCTCCTCCAATTCCTTCAAATCGCAGGTTGCTGTAAAAGGACTTGAACTTCATAAACTCCTGGTACTTCTTTTCGTTTTCCAATACTCCATCAAGTCCTATATTCCTGTTCCCCAGATATTCCAGAGATTTTTCAGTTAATTTCATCCCAATTCCTTTTTCCCTGAATTCGGGTTTAACCACATAGAGACCAAAAAAACTAAAGAAATCGTCATATGCGACAGCAGAGGAACAGCCTATGGTATCTCCTTCAACTTCTGCAATAAAAAAACCGTCCGGATCAGTTTCATAAAAAATTTCCCCGTCATGGATGCCAGGGTTCCATCCTTCGCCGGCTGCCATTTGGATAGCAAATTCGGCTTCATCGCGACTCATTTTCCGAATTTTCAGCCCTTTTATCTCTGTATGACTTTTTCCCATGTATTATTGTACTTTTGTATTCTATTTATATTTCATTCACAAATAATACTTCATATTTATATTTCATATATAAATTAACACTTTTTATTAATATTTTAAAAACTCAATTGATTACACTTTTCACTATCGATTACACTTTTCACTATCGATTACACTTTTCACTATCGATTACACTTTTCACTATCGATTACACTTTTCACTATCGATTACACTTTTCACTATCGATTACACTTTTCACTATCGATTACACTTTTCACTATCGATTACACTTTTCACTATCGATTACACTTTTCACTACCAATTACACTATTCGCTATCAGGTTTCTTATTTTCACCGTTTCCATCTATTTTCATAGCTTTTAAAACATCAACACAGTTCAACATCAGCTTATTTGAAAATATTTATAAATTTGTGGCTGCAATGAATCACCATGCAAACGTACCAGGGAATTATTGTCGATGCCATTTACAGGCGGAAGTTCAAAGGTGAAATTGCCGTTGAACACGGGAAGATCATCAGTATTGAGGAGAAAGAGCACGATATTGAACAGTATATCCTTCCAGGGCTTGTAGATGCCCATGTGCATATCGAAAGTTCGATGACCGTGCCTTCGGTTTTTGCCCGGATGGCGGTTGCAAGAGGTACGGTTGCAGTTGTTAGCGACCCTCATGAGATTGCAAACGTCATGGGAGAAGAAGGCATTGATTACATGCTTGAGGATGCCAGAAAAGCTCCTCTGAAGGTCTTTTTCGGAGTACCATCCTGTGTGCCAGCCACGCCTTTTGAATCCGCAGGAGCGGTGCTGGATGCGGAGGCTGTTGACAGATTGCTGGCAAGGGAAGATCTTCATTACCTTTCTGAGATGATGAACTTCCCTGGGGTGGTTATGGAATTCCCTGAGGTAATAGCCAAACTGGAATCCGCTAAAAAGTACGGCAAAAATATAGACGGGCATGCTCCCGGTTTGAATGGAACCGATCTCCAGAAATACGTGGGCGCAGGAATTTCAACAGATCATGAATCTTTTGCTTATGAAGAAGCGGTTGAGAAAATAAAGCTCGGGATGAACATACTTATCCGAGAAGGAAGTTCAGCTAGAAATTTCGATACACTGTATAAATTGATAGACGAATATCCCGAATCAGTCATGCTCTGCACCGATGATTCCCATCCTGATACTTTGATATATGAAGGGCATATCGACAAGCTTCTCAGACGCGGGCAGGAAAAAGGACTTGATATTTATAACCTCATAAGGGCAGCGGTTATCAATCCTGTGGAACATTACGGACTTAATGTCGGGCTGCTGCGTGAGGGAGATCCTGCCGATTTTATTATTGTTGACGACCTGAAAGCGTTCAATGTGCTGAAGACTTTTATTGACGGAAGTTGCGTTTACAATGACGGAAAGGTTCTTTTTTCAGTTGAACAAGCTCCTGCAAAAAATGTCTTTAACAGAAATAAAATCTCAGTTGATGATGTAAAACTGGCTATGCCTGCTTCCGGGAATAACGGGGAACAAATGAAAAAAATCCGAGTAATAGTTGCCCAGGACGGAGAACTGGTCACAGGCCAGGAATTGGCACTTCCAAAAGTAGAAAACGGAAATCTGATTTCAGATCCTGCCAGGGATATTTTGAAAATGGTTGTTCTGAGCAGGTATGCTGATGACCCTGTCCAGATCGGTTTCATTAAAAATATAGGCCTGAAAAAAGGAGCTATTGCTAGCAGCATTGCCCATGACAGTCATAATATAATTGCAGTCGGAGCAACGGACGAGGATATAGTTGGAGCCGTCAACAGGCTGGTGGAAAACCGGGGAGGAATCGTTGTTGGAACCGCAGACAATCTTATTGATCTTCCACTGGAGGTTTCAGGCCTCATGAGCACTCTGGACGGAAAAGAAGTAGCTGTAAGGTACGAACAATTAAATGAAGAAGCTCGGAAACTGGGAACTTCGCTTATGTCGCCTTTTATGACACTTTCATTTATGTCGCTTCTGGTAATTCCTGAACTTAAATTGGGAGACAAAGGCCTGTTTGATGTGACAAAATTCGAATTTGTTGAGCTTTTTGCG contains these protein-coding regions:
- a CDS encoding hydantoinase B/oxoprolinase family protein, which encodes MSPKARWQFWIDRGGTFTDIVARNPDGKLITHKLLSDDPCHYKDAAMHGIRQILRLPGNAPLPAEIIESVKMGTTVGTNALLERKGERTVLVINRGFGDALRIGYQNRPDIFAQKIELPEQLYERIIEVSGRVGADGKELLPLDLENAKKSLEAAFKAGIQSAAIVLMHAYRYPEHELKLGRLAREIGFTQVSLSHQASPLIKLVSRGETTVVDAYLSPVLRRYVNMVQESLKEGRGGKESGDRTEKESGDGTEKESRDGIEKENGNGTINDRGDRKENEVKRSPRLMFMQSSGGLTDAETFQGKDCILSGPAGGIVGAVATSEMAGARKIITFDMGGTSTDVAQYSGEYERSLETEIAGVRLRSPMMRIHTVAAGGGSILHYEGGRFRVGPDSAGSDPGPMCYRKGGPLAVTDCNVMLGKLQPEFFPRIFGPNADQPLDSELVRRKFEELAEKVSDKGKTKGKTKGDIRTPEQVAEGFLSVAVENMANAIKKISVQRGYNIKEYTLCCFGGAAAQHACRVADSLGIKSIFIHPYAGVLSAYGMGLADQRLIKERYIGSELSDTLVESLKTVFSGLEHEGRLLMREQGVQEAKITALYKVHMRYAGSDTQLVIDFADTAALRKGFEDAHRKRFGFVMEGKAMVVEAASVETVGVNERVLDPVLEKEENPVFSPVAAVRMYSNGEFHDTPVFQRDELKPGSHVSGPAVLIEKNTTIVLEPGWEGTITERNHLLLKREIPLPTHTAIGTDVDPVMLEIFNNRFMSVAEQMGFTLQNTAHSVNIKERLDFSCALFDSDGNLVANAPHIPVHLGSMGECVKALIQTQLQKMRAGDVYLINSPYHGGTHLPDITVVTPMFGNSGRILFYLASRGHHADVGGISPGSMPPNSRTIAEEGVLSEGMKIVEQGHFCEERLKTWLGSGKYPARNPDQNLADIRAQVAANEKGLSEMHRMVEEFSLKTVEAYMEHVQDNAEEEVRRVIDRLKDGEFTYALDDGNVIKVKVTIDRKNRSAIIDFTGTSSQLSNNFNAPASVCIAAVLYAFRTLVKSDIPLNAGCLRPLEIIIPEGSLLRPETPAAVVAGNVETSQYIVDALFGALGTLAASQGTMNNFTFGNPDFQYYETICGGSGAGPGFSGTDAVHTHMTNSRITDPEILETRFPVLLEEFSIREGSGGDGKFRGGNGVVRKLRFLIDMNAAILSSHRKFPPFGLKGGLPAKCGRNAIVRRDGSVIEIGGQAEVELKAGELFVIETPGGGGYGEKED
- the ade gene encoding adenine deaminase, producing the protein MQTYQGIIVDAIYRRKFKGEIAVEHGKIISIEEKEHDIEQYILPGLVDAHVHIESSMTVPSVFARMAVARGTVAVVSDPHEIANVMGEEGIDYMLEDARKAPLKVFFGVPSCVPATPFESAGAVLDAEAVDRLLAREDLHYLSEMMNFPGVVMEFPEVIAKLESAKKYGKNIDGHAPGLNGTDLQKYVGAGISTDHESFAYEEAVEKIKLGMNILIREGSSARNFDTLYKLIDEYPESVMLCTDDSHPDTLIYEGHIDKLLRRGQEKGLDIYNLIRAAVINPVEHYGLNVGLLREGDPADFIIVDDLKAFNVLKTFIDGSCVYNDGKVLFSVEQAPAKNVFNRNKISVDDVKLAMPASGNNGEQMKKIRVIVAQDGELVTGQELALPKVENGNLISDPARDILKMVVLSRYADDPVQIGFIKNIGLKKGAIASSIAHDSHNIIAVGATDEDIVGAVNRLVENRGGIVVGTADNLIDLPLEVSGLMSTLDGKEVAVRYEQLNEEARKLGTSLMSPFMTLSFMSLLVIPELKLGDKGLFDVTKFEFVELFAGE
- a CDS encoding COR domain-containing protein; the encoded protein is MTNERVVQLISVAKEKNLTNLNLSGNQLTQVPQEIGELKNLTMLDLSENTLTILPQEIGELKNLKTLDLSGNQLIQLPSEIGRLKNLTILNLYDNQLTQLPPEIKELKNLTALTLFNNKLTQIPPEIGKLKNLETLYIYCNQLTQLPPEIGELKNLSILALNKNKLTQLPSEIGNLKNLETLSLYRNQLIELPPEIGKLENLKTLYIDNNKLTILPPEISELKNLITLNLSANPLTSPPPEIVSRGLEAIFTYLNQSKTTENNEAKLVLVGNGEVGKTCLAYRLIYDNFLEDSKITEGINISKWKIPAPDSGNSEIKLNIWDFGGQEIYHATHQFFLTKRSLYLLLWNARKTKDYDNIYYWLHTIEAFGEDSPVILVMSKMNESNDDLNLKDLKNKFPQIVDYLKIDSKDGKGISILKEKISETAWDLPLMKAKWVDSWFKVRQKLEDLNENWINYYRFYDICKSEGLDEKNITVLDDYLNDLGVTLHFKDRLTLKNIVILKPEWATGAFYKILSTKSVLDNEGALPQSELSQIWNTKTYPPSVHPQLMELMNKFELSYELPDKSNYLIPELLPKNEPDNFEWNKEDDLCFYYCYDYFLPSGIITRFIVRMHENLVIKENGMPLCWREGAVLKFQNSSALVKMKPDERQIEIRIKGNNKRWVLGAICSHLDEINASIKKIKVSKQIPCNCSENCPQRYLYEDLLKAEVANLGNLICYKSFKSVPVSLLLDGYSRKEERLREYDYELYGNRPIFVITQKAEAQSKSLSTIKAEQRTNISVDVNIDLKIDLPEIQKEFNKLKKEIKTLNPELGSELDEIQDSLDEVSANSDTDKLNKPLNKVRRILEELNDPDSDYNKVIKGTEKGIEYAQKLGRTYNKFAPWIGIPKVPDPLL
- a CDS encoding GNAT family N-acetyltransferase, translating into MSRDEAEFAIQMAAGEGWNPGIHDGEIFYETDPDGFFIAEVEGDTIGCSSAVAYDDFFSFFGLYVVKPEFREKGIGMKLTEKSLEYLGNRNIGLDGVLENEKKYQEFMKFKSFYSNLRFEGIGGGKVPDRLVKISDIPFESLLEYDRGMFPAPRSTFLEKWIKQPDSYAFAAVETGKLKGYGVIRKCQSGYKIGPLFADDAITAEEIFLALKASVPDEAIYLDVPEPNKKAMEIANKYGMTVMFKTIRMYSREEPDINIEKVYGVTTFELG